Proteins found in one candidate division WOR-1 bacterium RIFOXYB2_FULL_36_35 genomic segment:
- a CDS encoding GTPase HflX: protein MEKALLVEVKIKSEEIPLKESLQELEQLVKSAGAQIVGTLTQQKEAPDLRFFIGKGKANELKDLCQTSNANVIIFNNDLLPSQSRNLEDFLGIKVINRTELILDIFAQHAHTREGKLQVELAQNEYLLTHLTGHGVELSRLGGGIGTRGPGETKLEIDRRKINKIIANLKEELEKVRKTREIARQKRKSSNLPLISIIGYTNAGKSTLLNSLAKANVLTQDKLFATLDPVTRRLYLPSGKIVLITDTVGFIRKLPHTLISAFRATLEETVQSDMLLHVVDASSPYMEDQINAVYNVLEELKIFSKPIITVFNKIDKETNKKQLEKLEQKFHPSTLISALNKEGLNSLLKILDQEFNPDYDNRG from the coding sequence ATGGAAAAAGCCCTTCTCGTCGAGGTAAAAATAAAATCAGAAGAAATTCCTTTAAAAGAATCTCTTCAAGAATTAGAACAACTTGTTAAAAGCGCCGGAGCACAAATTGTTGGCACATTAACACAACAAAAAGAGGCGCCTGATCTTAGATTTTTTATCGGCAAAGGAAAGGCCAATGAATTAAAAGATCTCTGCCAGACTTCAAATGCAAACGTCATAATATTCAATAACGATCTTTTACCGTCACAAAGTAGAAACCTTGAGGATTTTTTAGGTATTAAAGTAATAAATCGCACTGAATTGATTTTAGATATTTTTGCGCAACACGCGCATACTCGTGAAGGAAAACTTCAGGTTGAACTTGCCCAAAATGAATACCTCTTGACACATCTAACAGGCCATGGTGTAGAGCTTTCAAGATTGGGGGGTGGAATTGGAACAAGGGGGCCCGGTGAAACAAAACTGGAAATTGACAGAAGAAAAATAAATAAAATTATTGCAAATCTTAAAGAAGAATTGGAAAAAGTAAGAAAAACAAGAGAAATTGCAAGACAAAAGAGAAAATCATCTAATCTCCCTCTGATTTCAATAATAGGATATACTAACGCAGGAAAATCTACACTTTTAAATTCCCTTGCAAAAGCTAATGTTTTAACTCAAGACAAACTTTTCGCTACTCTCGATCCCGTAACTAGGCGGTTATATCTCCCTTCAGGAAAAATAGTATTGATAACTGATACTGTGGGATTTATAAGAAAACTTCCCCATACTTTAATATCAGCATTTAGAGCGACACTCGAAGAGACAGTTCAATCAGATATGTTGCTGCACGTTGTAGATGCATCTTCTCCATACATGGAAGATCAGATTAATGCAGTATATAATGTTTTAGAAGAATTAAAAATATTTTCAAAGCCAATAATAACTGTGTTCAACAAAATAGATAAAGAGACCAATAAAAAACAACTAGAAAAATTGGAGCAAAAATTTCATCCATCCACTTTAATATCAGCGTTAAATAAAGAAGGTTTAAATTCACTTTTGAAAATTCTTGATCAAGAATTTAACCCCGATTATGATAATCGGGGTTAA